A genome region from Chryseobacterium sp. G0186 includes the following:
- a CDS encoding DUF6341 family protein has protein sequence MTSFFLFLSKVFKWTFGFFDSFGNVLNWILFIVCCVLFTYWCYVLVVTLGGDKDKDYYSPTEGKNPYYDPKIYKKEG, from the coding sequence ATGACGTCTTTCTTTCTATTCTTAAGCAAAGTTTTCAAATGGACATTCGGATTCTTTGATTCTTTCGGTAATGTTTTAAACTGGATTCTATTTATAGTTTGCTGTGTACTATTTACTTATTGGTGCTATGTACTAGTAGTAACGTTAGGCGGTGATAAAGATAAAGACTATTATTCTCCTACGGAAGGTAAGAATCCTTACTACGATCCAAAAATCTACAAAAAAGAAGGTTAA